From Virgibacillus natechei, the proteins below share one genomic window:
- the mnmG gene encoding tRNA uridine-5-carboxymethylaminomethyl(34) synthesis enzyme MnmG: MTYDAGHYDVIVIGSGHAGVEAGVAASKMGAKTLMLTLNLDMVAFMPCNPSLGGPAKGIVVREVDALGGVMAKVIDKTHIQMRMLNTGKGPAVQALRAQADKPLYIKEMKNIIENQENLTLRQGMVDELIVEDGVCKGVITESKAAYSAETVIITTGTFNRGRVLMGDLDYESGPNNQRVSVKLSEHLEELGLELRRFKTGTPPRVNSRTIDYSKTEIQPGDEKHQAFSYETTEFITDQIPCWLTYTNEFTHKMIDDNLELSAMYSGMKRGTGPRYCPSIEDKIVRFNDKPRHQVFLEPEGRDTEEVYVQGLSTSLPESIQHDMVRSVPGLENAEIMRAGYAIEYDSIVPTQLWPTLETKQITGLYTAGQINGTSGYEEAAAQGIMAGINAAAKVTGKDPVILDRSQAYIGVLIDDLVTKGTNEPYRLLTSRAEYRLLLRHDNADLRLTETGYKLGTISEERYAKFAQKNKFVEEEKNRLRKITIKPSENVTEVMTNAGTSPLKEPIKAYDLLKRPELTYDLIELMIDANTDLPAVVKEQVGIQVKYEGYIKKANEQVARMLKMEDKKIPHDIDYDDISGIATEAKEKLKEVRPLSVGQASRISGVNPADVSILLVYIEQGTIARVAN, from the coding sequence ATGACATACGATGCAGGACATTATGATGTAATCGTTATTGGTTCCGGACATGCTGGTGTAGAAGCTGGCGTAGCTGCATCAAAAATGGGTGCCAAGACATTAATGCTTACATTAAATTTAGATATGGTTGCCTTTATGCCTTGTAATCCATCGCTCGGTGGCCCTGCAAAAGGGATCGTCGTTCGTGAAGTGGATGCACTTGGCGGGGTAATGGCTAAAGTTATTGATAAAACGCATATACAAATGCGAATGTTAAATACAGGGAAGGGACCCGCCGTACAAGCATTACGTGCTCAAGCGGATAAACCTTTGTATATAAAAGAAATGAAAAACATTATCGAAAATCAAGAAAACCTAACACTTCGCCAAGGAATGGTCGATGAATTAATTGTGGAAGACGGCGTTTGTAAAGGTGTTATCACAGAATCAAAAGCAGCATATTCAGCAGAAACGGTTATTATTACAACGGGAACCTTTAATCGAGGAAGAGTTCTTATGGGTGATTTAGATTATGAAAGTGGTCCAAATAATCAACGTGTATCTGTTAAATTATCGGAACATCTAGAGGAACTTGGTCTTGAACTTAGACGATTTAAAACAGGAACACCACCTCGTGTAAATAGTCGAACGATTGATTATTCAAAAACAGAGATCCAGCCAGGTGACGAAAAGCATCAAGCATTTTCATATGAAACAACAGAGTTTATTACCGACCAAATTCCGTGTTGGTTAACTTATACCAATGAGTTCACACACAAAATGATTGATGATAATTTAGAACTTTCAGCGATGTACTCAGGCATGAAACGCGGAACAGGTCCACGTTACTGTCCATCAATTGAAGATAAAATTGTACGCTTTAATGATAAGCCTCGTCATCAAGTCTTTTTGGAACCTGAAGGAAGGGATACAGAAGAGGTTTATGTGCAAGGATTATCAACATCATTACCTGAATCCATTCAACATGATATGGTTAGAAGTGTTCCTGGACTAGAAAATGCAGAAATTATGCGTGCAGGTTATGCAATTGAATATGACTCAATTGTTCCAACCCAGCTATGGCCAACGCTTGAAACGAAGCAAATTACCGGGCTTTATACAGCAGGACAAATTAATGGGACATCCGGTTATGAAGAAGCAGCCGCCCAAGGAATTATGGCAGGTATCAACGCTGCAGCAAAAGTAACTGGCAAGGATCCTGTTATTTTAGATCGTTCTCAAGCATATATCGGCGTACTAATTGACGACTTAGTAACCAAAGGCACAAACGAGCCATATCGTCTTCTAACATCTCGCGCCGAATACCGCTTATTGTTACGTCATGACAATGCTGATTTACGTCTAACGGAAACAGGATACAAACTTGGTACAATTTCAGAAGAGCGTTACGCCAAATTTGCCCAAAAGAACAAGTTTGTCGAAGAAGAGAAGAATCGTTTAAGGAAAATAACGATAAAACCAAGTGAGAATGTAACTGAAGTTATGACAAATGCTGGTACTTCACCGTTGAAAGAGCCTATTAAAGCCTATGATTTACTAAAACGACCAGAACTAACTTATGATTTAATCGAGCTGATGATTGATGCTAACACTGATCTTCCGGCAGTCGTAAAAGAACAGGTCGGAATTCAAGTTAAATATGAAGGCTATATTAAGAAGGCGAATGAACAAGTTGCACGTATGCTAAAAATGGAAGACAAAAAAATACCTCATGATATTGACTATGACGATATTAGTGGAATTGCAACAGAAGCAAAAGAAAAATTAAAAGAAGTACGTCCATTGTCAGTAGGGCAGGCATCCAGAATATCTGGTGTAAATCCCGCAGATGTTTCCATATTGCTTGTGTATATTGAGCAGGGGACAATTGCTCGTGTAGCCAATTAA
- the mnmE gene encoding tRNA uridine-5-carboxymethylaminomethyl(34) synthesis GTPase MnmE, with protein METDTITAISTPTGEGAIAIVRLSGPEAISMVTGLFHGKDLNEVASHTIHYGKIIDPTTSEVAEEVMVSVMRAPKTFTREDVVEINCHGGMVAVNRVLEIILGKGARLAEPGEFTKRAFLHGRIDLSQAEAVMDLIRAKTDKAMSVALKQMDGRLSGLIKRLRQDLLETVAHVEVNIDYPEYDDVEEMSHEVMRQKTKEVHKEINELLEVAKQGKILREGLGTAIIGRPNVGKSSLMNTLVQENKAIVTEVPGTTRDVIEEYVNVRGVPLRLVDTAGIRETEDIVEKIGVERSRQVLKESDLILMVLNYNDEITDEDVKLFEAIQGLEYIVIINKTDLEHKLDLDKVKELAEGRPLVTTSLIKEEGVDELESAIATTFFAGEIETGDLTYVSNVRHIQLLKKASQALEDAMAGIDQDMPLDIIQIDVTRTWEFLGEIIGDTASDGLINQLFAQFCLGK; from the coding sequence ATGGAGACAGATACAATTACTGCAATATCAACTCCGACTGGTGAAGGCGCGATTGCTATCGTGAGATTGAGTGGTCCTGAGGCTATATCAATGGTGACAGGCCTTTTTCATGGTAAAGATTTAAATGAAGTAGCGTCACATACAATTCACTATGGAAAAATAATCGATCCAACAACATCCGAAGTAGCAGAAGAAGTAATGGTTTCCGTCATGCGTGCGCCAAAAACGTTTACACGTGAAGATGTTGTTGAAATTAATTGCCATGGTGGTATGGTTGCTGTTAACCGAGTGTTGGAGATTATATTAGGTAAGGGAGCACGATTAGCGGAGCCAGGAGAATTTACAAAACGTGCTTTTTTGCATGGAAGAATAGACTTATCTCAAGCGGAAGCAGTGATGGATTTAATCCGGGCAAAAACAGATAAAGCGATGTCTGTTGCTTTAAAGCAGATGGACGGGCGATTGTCAGGTTTAATCAAGCGCTTAAGGCAGGATTTATTAGAAACGGTTGCGCATGTTGAGGTAAATATTGATTACCCAGAATATGATGATGTGGAAGAAATGTCACATGAAGTCATGCGTCAAAAAACAAAAGAAGTTCATAAAGAAATTAATGAGCTTTTAGAAGTTGCCAAACAAGGAAAAATTCTACGTGAAGGTTTAGGAACAGCAATCATTGGGCGACCTAATGTTGGGAAATCCTCTTTAATGAATACCCTTGTACAGGAAAATAAAGCAATTGTAACAGAAGTTCCTGGAACGACGCGTGATGTAATTGAAGAGTATGTGAATGTACGTGGAGTTCCACTTCGCTTAGTCGATACAGCAGGAATACGTGAAACGGAAGATATCGTTGAGAAAATCGGTGTCGAACGTTCCAGACAGGTTTTAAAAGAATCAGATCTTATCCTCATGGTGTTAAACTATAATGATGAGATTACAGATGAAGATGTTAAACTTTTCGAAGCAATCCAGGGTCTAGAATATATTGTAATCATTAATAAGACAGACCTGGAACATAAGCTTGATTTAGATAAAGTAAAAGAATTGGCGGAAGGTAGACCTCTTGTGACTACTTCTTTAATCAAAGAAGAAGGGGTAGATGAATTAGAATCAGCAATTGCGACGACTTTCTTTGCTGGGGAAATTGAAACAGGTGATTTAACGTATGTATCAAATGTAAGGCATATCCAATTGCTTAAGAAGGCCAGTCAAGCACTGGAAGATGCTATGGCAGGAATTGATCAGGACATGCCACTTGATATCATCCAAATCGATGTGACTCGTACGTGGGAGTTTTTAGGAGAAATAATTGGAGATACTGCTAGTGACGGTCTAATCAATCAGTTATTTGCGCAATTTTGTCTAGGAAAGTAA
- a CDS encoding YozQ family protein, with protein sequence MGNNDREIKESTKKVAEKTYDVSDYDRNDELSKGMAITHEQVSDGYVEGTIDGKIDKTNEDDGLISHEGKDIPRKGHK encoded by the coding sequence GTGGGAAATAATGATCGGGAAATCAAAGAAAGTACAAAAAAGGTAGCAGAAAAAACCTATGATGTATCGGATTATGACCGTAATGATGAGCTATCTAAAGGAATGGCAATTACACATGAACAGGTTTCTGATGGGTATGTAGAAGGAACAATAGATGGGAAAATTGATAAGACAAATGAAGATGATGGTTTAATCAGTCATGAGGGCAAAGATATTCCAAGAAAAGGACACAAGTAA